From a single Silene latifolia isolate original U9 population chromosome 6, ASM4854445v1, whole genome shotgun sequence genomic region:
- the LOC141588420 gene encoding uncharacterized protein LOC141588420: MAAPYMGIMISECPLMDVMIKQVTGKSSSLAMELSIPWSIDNILNLVSRAYLSSLNYLPDHMNTRIPNLCPNLPHINFMVWNVQGTGKQSKVSAIKEVVRTYKPTVLVLVETHMGEDHAIKLGTILGYKGQSRVNAIGFSGGIWLYWNTDIVSVIPVLEHRQFIRIEISQNGEYPWFFSAFYASLDPTNRRALWTELESFVRANNRPWLLAGDFNETRSLSERHDDDYNMARRCANFDNWIENYEFLELAFSGPAHTWAREN, translated from the coding sequence ATGGCTGCACCATATATGGGAATAATGATATCGGAATGTCCGTTGATGGATGTCATGATAAAACAAGTAACGGGAAAGTCGTCGAGTCTAGCAATGGAGTTGTCGATACCATGGAGTATTGACAATATACTCAATCTTGTAAGTAGAGCTTATCTATCATCATTAAATTATCTACCTGATCATATGAATACAAGAATCCCAAATTTGTGTCCAAATCTCCCTCATATCAATTTCATGGTATGGAATGTTCAAGGAACTGGAAAGCAGAGTAAGGTTAGCGCTATTAAAGAAGTAGTCCGTACTTATAAACCTACCGTATTAGTATTAGTCGAAACTCATATGGGAGAAGACCATGCCATTAAACTAGGGACCATCCTCGGGTATAAAGGACAATCTAGAGTCAATGCCATTGGATTTAGCGGTGGTATTTGGCTTTACTGGAATACAGATATAGTTTCAGTTATACCGGTATTGGAGCATCGACAATTTATTAGGATTGAGATTTCCCAGAATGGGGAATACCCCTGGTTCTTCTCAGCATTTTATGCAAGTCTAGACCCTACCAACCGTCGTGCTCTTTGGACTGAACTCGAATCGTTTGTTCGAGCAAATAATCGACCTTGGCTCCTTGCAGGGGACTTTAACGAAACTCGCTCTTTAAGTGAAAGACATGACGATGATTACAATATGGCCCGAAGGTGTGCTAACTTTGACAATTGGATTGAAAATTATGAATTTCTTGAGCTTGCATTCTCAGGTCCAGCACATACCTGGGCAAGAGAAAACTAG